Proteins found in one Crassostrea angulata isolate pt1a10 chromosome 3, ASM2561291v2, whole genome shotgun sequence genomic segment:
- the LOC128175656 gene encoding uncharacterized protein LOC128175656, with protein MVIAPGLRFPKDVRKRRAWIRAINRKNFAPNEFSCICSEHFEFGWHSDDPDDTNYAPTIFSYKEKTVDHEREERVSRRNLQKELEESKERAREQENRSLSFSVFAHSYSKDKEEEMISDLAAPMTEIEDDVETGVRLTRDIGIDIGEQLIHFYNRINYLAPKCEKMVYWRGSSSTPDERTRSRRCTALDPIDQFLAIMMRLKVGLYVQDMTERFGVSVGAFSHYFTTWVCLLYKELKELNPFPSRDVIQRNMPSCFKSFPNVRVILYCTEIFIQRSSSLVNQNQSFSNYKHHTTLKFLVGITPSGVISFVSEGFDGRVSDRRMIERTCILDLMEEGDGVMADKGFTIKNMLEKKGCTLNIPPFRSSSNQFTTQEVLNIQEIAKLRIHVERAICRVKNFHIFDGVLSLSLVPLSSQVFSVCCWITNLDVLLIESKFSSDRIRAFIAISLGSFVDSTSTSDSNSGLSSGIFHK; from the exons atggTGATAGCCCCGGGTCTCAG ATTTCCCAAGGATGTTCGAAAGCGTCGTGCCTGGATTAGGGCAATCAACAGAAAAAACTTTGCACCTAATGAGTTTTCCTGCATTTGTTCAGAGCATTTTGAGTTTGGATGGCATAGTGATGACCCAGATGATACCAATTATGCCCCGACCATCTTCTCTTACAAGGAAAAAACAGTTGATCatgagagagaagagagagtaTCAAGAAGAAATCTGCAGAAg GAATTGGAAGAGTCTAAAGAAAGAGCTAGAGAGCAGGAAAATAGGAGTTTGAGCTTTTCTGTGTTTGCCCATTCTTACAGCAAAG ATAAGGAGGAAGAGATGATTTCTGATCTTGCAGCACCCATGACAGAGATTGAAGATGATGTAGAGACAGGAGTCAGATTGACTAGAGACATAGGTATTGATATTGGAGAACAACTCATTCACTTCTACAATAGaataaa CTACCTGGCACCTAAATGCGAGAAGATGGTATACTGGCGTGGAAGTTCATCAACCCCTGATGAGAGGACTAGATCTAGGCGGTGCACGGCTCTTGATCCAATCGACCAATTCTTAGCAATCATGATGAGACTGAAG gTCGGATTGTATGTCCAGGACATGACAGAGCGGTTTGGTGTGTCCGTGGGTGCATTCTCTCACTACTTCACCACCTGGGTTTGCCTACTCTACAAGGAACTTAAGGAGCTGAACCCCTTTCCATCAAGGGATGTTATTCAGAGAAACATGCCgtcatgttttaaatcttttcctAATGTAAGAGTTATACTTTATTGTACTGAAATCTTTATTCAAAGATCCAGCAGTTTGGTTAATCAGAATCAGTCATTTTCAAATTACAAGCATCACACTACTTTAAAATTCCTTGTTGGAATCACTCCTTCTGGTGTGATTTCATTTGTTTCAGAGGGCTTTGATGGAAGAGTTTCAGACCGACGGATGATTGAGCGCACCTGTATATTAGACCTCATGGAAGAGGGCGATGGAGTGATGGCAGACAAGGGTTTTACCATCAAAAACATGTTAGAGAAAAAGGGATGCACTCTTAATATTCCACCTTTTCGTTCTTCTTCTAATCAGTTTACAACTCAAgaagttttaaatattcaagaaattgcTAAATTAAGAATTCATGTGGAAAGAGCTATTTGCCGCGTcaaaaattttcatatatttgatggtgttctttctctttctttagTGCCATTATCATCCCAGGTGTTTTCTGTTTGCTGTTGGATAACAAACCTTGATGTACTTTTGATTGAAAGTAAG TTCTCATCAGACAGGATCAGAGCTTTCATCGCCATTTCCCTCGGATCCTTTGTTGACTCTACCTCCACTTCAGATTCAAACTCTGGGCTTTCATCCGGGATATTTCACAAGTGA